One Prevotella melaninogenica DNA window includes the following coding sequences:
- a CDS encoding fructose-1,6-bisphosphatase, which produces MTQKKYDLKKDERYLRLLATSFPNIADATTEIINLEAIAHLPKGTEHFLADIHGEYQAFQHVLKNASGNIKRKVNELFGERLRNIEKQELCTLIYYPEQKLELVKKEEKDIKDWYHITIHRLIEVCRDVSSKYTRSKVRKSLPDDFSYIIQELLHEHADDKDKTDYVSAIIKTIISTGRADDFIIAICEVIQRLVIDQLHILGDVYDRGPGAHIVMDTLKNYHNWDITWGNHDILWMGACAGNDACICNVIRIALRYANMATIEDGYGINLIQLATFAMDVYGDDPCEEFMPKISKDNPLDERSKTLTAQMHKAISILQFKIESQMISRHPLWKMDDRRLLKAIDYKKGTITLDGKEYKMCSCNFPTIDPKNPEQLTEAEQALIDRLHQSFTGSEKLRSHIRSLLRHGCMYNVFNHNLLYHASIPLTKEGKLKEVEIGPGMKLKGKELLYQTGMKIRSAFQTNNEMQTEEERQDAIDFFLFLWCGPDSPLFDKAKMATFERYFIADKDTHHEEKGYYFSMRDNEEIADMILDEFDVPQSNRHIINGHVPVHVVKGENPIKANGKLMVIDGGFSQAYHKETGIAGYTLVYHSRGFQLVQHEPFTSTEDAIKRGTDIVSTIQIVEMNQQRLRVEDTDKGTELRLQIEALKELLYAYRCGFLTEHERKTPPKA; this is translated from the coding sequence ATGACACAGAAGAAATACGATTTAAAAAAGGATGAACGATATCTACGACTATTAGCAACATCGTTCCCAAATATTGCTGACGCTACAACTGAGATTATAAACCTTGAGGCTATCGCACACCTACCAAAAGGTACTGAACACTTCCTTGCCGACATTCATGGCGAGTATCAAGCGTTCCAACACGTGCTTAAAAATGCCTCTGGTAACATTAAGAGAAAGGTTAATGAGCTCTTTGGTGAAAGACTAAGAAACATTGAAAAGCAAGAACTTTGTACTCTGATTTATTATCCAGAACAGAAACTTGAACTCGTTAAGAAAGAGGAAAAGGATATCAAAGACTGGTATCATATCACCATACACCGCTTGATAGAGGTTTGTCGTGATGTATCCAGCAAATATACACGCTCAAAGGTTCGGAAGTCTTTGCCGGATGATTTCTCTTATATCATCCAAGAGTTACTGCACGAACATGCAGACGACAAAGATAAGACCGACTATGTGAGTGCTATTATCAAAACGATTATCTCTACTGGACGAGCTGATGACTTCATCATTGCTATCTGTGAGGTTATCCAACGATTAGTCATCGACCAACTGCATATCTTAGGTGACGTGTACGACCGTGGACCAGGTGCTCACATCGTTATGGACACTTTAAAGAACTATCATAACTGGGATATCACATGGGGAAACCATGATATCTTGTGGATGGGTGCGTGTGCTGGTAACGATGCTTGTATCTGTAATGTTATTCGCATAGCCCTGCGTTATGCGAATATGGCTACCATTGAGGATGGATATGGTATCAACCTTATTCAGTTGGCTACCTTTGCAATGGACGTATATGGTGATGATCCATGCGAGGAGTTCATGCCAAAGATATCGAAAGACAATCCACTCGACGAACGTAGCAAGACGCTGACAGCACAGATGCACAAGGCTATCAGTATCCTTCAGTTTAAGATTGAGTCACAGATGATCAGTCGTCATCCGCTTTGGAAGATGGACGACCGTCGTTTGCTCAAGGCTATCGACTATAAGAAGGGTACGATTACCCTTGATGGTAAGGAATATAAGATGTGTTCATGCAACTTCCCAACCATCGACCCAAAGAATCCAGAACAGCTTACTGAGGCTGAGCAGGCACTCATCGATCGTCTTCATCAGTCGTTTACCGGCAGTGAGAAGTTGCGCAGTCATATTCGTTCTCTGCTCCGTCATGGCTGTATGTATAACGTCTTCAACCACAATCTCCTTTATCATGCCTCTATCCCACTCACGAAAGAGGGCAAACTAAAAGAGGTTGAGATTGGTCCAGGTATGAAGTTGAAGGGTAAGGAATTGCTTTATCAGACTGGTATGAAGATTCGTTCAGCCTTCCAGACAAACAATGAAATGCAGACAGAAGAAGAACGTCAAGATGCTATCGACTTCTTCCTCTTCCTATGGTGTGGACCTGATAGTCCGCTCTTCGATAAAGCAAAGATGGCTACTTTCGAACGCTACTTCATTGCAGACAAGGATACGCACCATGAAGAGAAAGGTTACTATTTCAGTATGCGCGACAATGAGGAGATTGCCGATATGATTTTAGATGAGTTTGATGTGCCACAGTCTAACCGTCACATCATCAATGGTCACGTCCCAGTTCATGTTGTCAAGGGTGAGAATCCTATCAAGGCAAACGGTAAACTGATGGTGATTGATGGTGGTTTCTCACAAGCCTACCACAAGGAAACAGGTATTGCTGGTTACACCCTCGTTTATCACTCACGCGGTTTCCAGCTCGTACAACACGAGCCTTTCACATCAACAGAAGATGCCATCAA
- a CDS encoding glycosyltransferase family 4 protein, protein MRILHYIDNIKAGNLLSDYLLRLTTAQKEYADVKTITQQGDFKKLLADFQPDIVHIHTCWEHQAAQHANWAAKKHCAVVFSPHWELDERARTTEQKSTKKVKTLLYQAEMVRRMDALLVSSEQERQDILKLGWTKRIDIVQNSVLNSSLSDDEMAQQTIFFYRKVLDTRYQFAMTAMEKDAVPSLLHVGLAQETTHNLLPSDQLLNLRSLNPEQWRRIFLYADDEGIREIVDNCISRLQLNAPTIDTAAIQRFPLLSPKETTSVDTDKLIGNQPMTRQRLSDYSNEEDAIIKKIATIIANTRQIERKKKLSLRLLADLYTVIKYNDYDEDRLADVLRHLRLYRYSRRIIQLLAEKVLLKEGFMPIPPRDDRKTKGIKRNNFVQRH, encoded by the coding sequence ATGCGCATCCTCCATTACATAGACAACATAAAGGCAGGCAATCTGCTTTCTGATTACCTTCTACGACTCACCACAGCGCAGAAAGAATATGCTGATGTCAAGACGATTACACAACAAGGGGACTTCAAAAAGCTCCTTGCTGACTTCCAACCTGACATCGTTCATATTCATACCTGTTGGGAACATCAAGCCGCCCAACATGCTAATTGGGCTGCTAAGAAGCATTGTGCAGTAGTGTTCTCACCGCATTGGGAACTCGATGAGAGAGCAAGAACGACAGAGCAGAAGTCTACTAAGAAGGTGAAGACACTTCTCTATCAAGCGGAGATGGTGAGAAGAATGGATGCGCTCCTTGTGAGTAGCGAGCAAGAAAGGCAAGACATTCTAAAGTTAGGCTGGACCAAACGCATTGATATCGTTCAGAACAGCGTTCTTAATAGTTCGTTGAGTGACGACGAAATGGCGCAGCAAACGATTTTTTTCTATCGTAAAGTACTTGACACACGCTATCAATTCGCCATGACAGCAATGGAGAAAGATGCTGTTCCAAGTCTGCTTCACGTTGGTTTAGCACAAGAGACAACCCACAACCTCTTGCCCAGCGACCAACTTCTAAACCTCCGAAGTCTGAATCCAGAACAATGGCGAAGAATCTTCCTCTATGCTGATGACGAGGGAATAAGAGAGATTGTAGACAACTGTATCAGCCGTCTACAACTCAATGCACCCACGATTGACACTGCTGCCATACAGCGATTCCCACTTTTGTCACCAAAGGAAACAACCTCGGTTGACACAGATAAGCTGATAGGAAACCAGCCCATGACGCGACAGCGACTCAGTGACTACTCCAATGAGGAAGATGCTATCATCAAGAAGATAGCAACCATCATTGCAAACACACGACAGATAGAGCGAAAGAAAAAACTTTCCCTACGTCTGTTGGCTGATTTATATACAGTTATAAAGTATAATGATTACGACGAAGACCGACTTGCAGATGTGCTCCGCCACCTCCGCCTCTACCGTTATTCACGCCGTATCATACAGCTCCTTGCCGAGAAGGTGCTACTTAAAGAGGGATTCATGCCTATCCCTCCACGAGATGACAGGAAAACAAAGGGCATCAAAAGAAATAATTTCGTACAAAGACATTAA
- a CDS encoding glycosyltransferase, giving the protein MFTFDNTTIIISVVLLLVALLTSFLNPFFRKVRIAEYGLPTSTAESEEISNEDEPVEEEKETITEPVITEEQLPTYPPITIIFTPHDNAQELAKNLPLYLNQDYPADFQVIVVAPQNDHETSDVLKRFASNSHLYTTFIPESSRYMSKKKLAITLGVKAAKYDWVIMADICCYPTGDNWLQAIARNCKDGKDLVVGYTRYEDETPAYRHFERHYLARYFMREYQHNKSYACPFNALAFRKSRFLSQEGFRGNLKYIRGEYDFMVNKYASGNNLVFENSFEGTLIEEAPTEKVWLGTHLFYMENRQHLERTSQHRFLPYVDQTALHGNYFLQCIALAVSLLLGMWTISVAAGLSLIISIILRLVIGKKALRRFDIDIPAWKIIPYEIAIVWKHLGYKLKYHRADKYDFISHKL; this is encoded by the coding sequence ATGTTCACTTTTGATAATACGACCATCATCATCTCAGTAGTGTTGCTTTTAGTAGCATTGCTGACCTCTTTTCTCAATCCTTTCTTCCGAAAAGTGAGGATTGCAGAGTATGGTCTTCCAACTTCCACAGCCGAAAGTGAAGAAATAAGTAATGAAGATGAGCCTGTAGAGGAGGAGAAGGAAACAATAACGGAGCCAGTTATCACTGAAGAGCAACTCCCTACTTACCCCCCTATCACGATTATCTTCACGCCCCATGACAATGCACAGGAGCTTGCAAAGAACCTCCCACTCTATCTGAATCAGGACTATCCAGCAGACTTTCAAGTGATTGTTGTGGCACCACAGAATGATCATGAGACGAGTGATGTATTGAAACGCTTTGCATCTAACTCACATCTATACACCACCTTCATCCCTGAATCATCACGTTATATGAGCAAGAAGAAGCTTGCCATTACGCTTGGTGTGAAGGCAGCGAAGTACGATTGGGTGATAATGGCAGACATCTGTTGCTATCCAACGGGTGACAATTGGCTGCAAGCTATAGCCCGAAACTGTAAAGATGGGAAAGATCTCGTGGTAGGCTACACTCGTTATGAGGACGAAACGCCTGCTTATCGACACTTCGAAAGACATTATTTGGCACGCTATTTTATGCGTGAATATCAGCATAATAAGTCCTATGCGTGTCCGTTTAATGCTTTAGCTTTCCGCAAAAGTCGTTTCTTAAGTCAGGAAGGATTCCGCGGAAACCTCAAGTATATACGTGGAGAATACGACTTCATGGTAAATAAATATGCAAGTGGTAACAACCTTGTGTTTGAAAACTCGTTTGAGGGAACACTCATAGAAGAGGCTCCAACAGAGAAGGTTTGGCTCGGCACACACCTTTTCTATATGGAGAATCGCCAACACTTGGAACGTACATCACAGCATCGTTTCCTCCCGTATGTTGACCAAACGGCACTACATGGTAATTACTTCTTGCAGTGTATTGCACTTGCGGTCTCTCTCCTATTGGGTATGTGGACCATTTCTGTTGCTGCAGGATTATCCCTTATCATCTCTATCATTCTACGCTTAGTTATTGGTAAGAAAGCACTAAGACGTTTCGATATAGATATTCCAGCATGGAAGATTATCCCATACGAGATTGCTATCGTATGGAAGCACCTTGGTTATAAGCTAAAATACCATCGTGCAGACAAGTATGACTTCATATCTCACAAACTATAA
- the lysA gene encoding diaminopimelate decarboxylase codes for MVQKFPIDKFKKIETPFYYYDCNLLRETLQAINKELKKYENFIVHYAIKANANAKVLNVIQQTGMGADCVSGGEIQRCLDCGFPADKIVYAGVGKSDWEINLGLDHNIFCFNVESVAELEVINELAAKKGKTANVCFRINPDVGAHTHEKITTGLAENKFGIAMQDMLPTILEASKMPNIHFIGLHFHIGSQLLEMTDFRHLCSRINEIQDGLEQENIKIKNINVGGGLGIDYDNPDNHPIPDFKSYFYTFARYLNLREGQKLHFELGRAVVGQMGSLITRTLYVKQGTAKQFAIVDAGMTDLIRPALYQASHKIENLSSEEPLHAYDVVGPICESSDVFAKGIELNTVHRGDLIAMRSAGAYGEIMASQYNCRKLPIGYTSDEL; via the coding sequence ATGGTACAGAAATTCCCTATAGATAAGTTCAAGAAGATTGAAACTCCGTTTTATTATTATGACTGTAATCTCTTGAGAGAGACACTACAGGCGATTAATAAAGAGTTGAAAAAGTATGAAAACTTCATCGTCCACTATGCTATTAAAGCCAATGCGAACGCAAAGGTGCTGAATGTTATCCAGCAGACAGGTATGGGAGCTGACTGTGTGAGTGGTGGTGAGATACAGCGTTGCTTAGACTGTGGCTTCCCAGCAGACAAGATTGTCTATGCAGGTGTGGGTAAGTCAGACTGGGAAATCAACCTCGGATTAGACCATAACATCTTCTGCTTTAACGTAGAGAGCGTGGCGGAGTTGGAGGTTATCAATGAGTTAGCTGCGAAAAAGGGTAAGACGGCAAACGTATGTTTCCGTATCAACCCTGACGTGGGAGCACATACTCATGAGAAGATTACCACCGGACTGGCTGAGAATAAGTTTGGTATTGCCATGCAAGACATGCTACCTACCATCCTTGAAGCAAGTAAGATGCCGAACATTCACTTTATCGGTTTGCACTTCCACATCGGTTCACAGCTGCTCGAAATGACTGATTTCCGTCACCTCTGCAGCCGTATCAACGAGATACAAGACGGTTTAGAGCAGGAGAATATAAAGATTAAGAACATCAATGTTGGTGGTGGATTGGGTATCGATTACGACAATCCTGACAACCATCCAATCCCTGATTTCAAGTCTTATTTCTATACTTTTGCACGCTATCTGAATCTAAGAGAAGGACAGAAACTCCACTTTGAGTTAGGTCGTGCAGTAGTAGGACAGATGGGAAGTCTCATCACTCGCACCCTTTATGTGAAGCAAGGAACAGCAAAACAGTTTGCGATTGTCGATGCAGGAATGACCGATTTGATTCGTCCTGCTCTCTACCAGGCAAGCCATAAGATAGAAAATCTATCGAGTGAGGAGCCTTTACACGCTTATGATGTAGTAGGACCGATTTGCGAATCGAGTGATGTCTTTGCAAAAGGAATCGAACTTAACACCGTTCATCGAGGCGACTTGATTGCGATGCGTTCTGCTGGAGCATACGGAGAAATCATGGCTTCGCAATATAACTGTAGAAAACTACCGATAGGCTATACCTCAGACGAACTATAA